Proteins from a genomic interval of Caldicellulosiruptor diazotrophicus:
- a CDS encoding Gfo/Idh/MocA family protein, with protein sequence MKKLKLAIIGCGSITKHRHAPEAKQNPNVELVAVCDKNLDHAKAIAETFKVGNVYDDYKKMLKEIKPDAVVVATPNCLHADATIKALKEGAHVLCEKPMATTEDECRMMVETAKEMGKFLMIAHNQRFNEAHKKAKEVIQSGELGKVLSFKTTFGHGGPESWSSDRPDTWFFHKEAAIFGAMGDLGVHKIDLMRFLLGEEFVEAAAFVTTLAKRYPNGNLIDVDDNAVCILKTQSGAVGTVTASWTYPGSEDNSTVIYCEKGSIILYADPKFSMIIRYANGQKAYFELDTMQTNERQTKSGVIDEFVDCILTNTPPKISGEEGLKTMKVVFACFESAKTGKIVKIDY encoded by the coding sequence TTGAAAAAGCTAAAGCTTGCAATAATCGGATGTGGTTCGATTACAAAGCACAGGCATGCGCCGGAGGCAAAGCAAAATCCCAATGTTGAGCTTGTTGCTGTATGTGACAAGAATTTAGACCATGCAAAAGCCATTGCAGAGACATTTAAAGTTGGAAATGTCTATGATGATTATAAAAAGATGCTAAAAGAAATAAAACCTGATGCAGTAGTGGTTGCAACGCCAAATTGTCTTCATGCTGATGCTACTATAAAAGCTTTAAAAGAGGGTGCTCATGTTCTTTGTGAAAAGCCAATGGCAACAACAGAAGATGAGTGCAGGATGATGGTAGAGACTGCAAAAGAGATGGGCAAGTTTTTGATGATTGCTCACAACCAGAGGTTCAATGAAGCCCACAAAAAGGCAAAAGAGGTAATACAAAGCGGTGAGCTTGGGAAAGTGCTGAGTTTTAAAACAACCTTTGGTCATGGCGGACCTGAGAGCTGGAGCTCAGACAGGCCCGATACATGGTTTTTCCACAAAGAAGCAGCAATATTTGGTGCAATGGGTGACCTTGGCGTTCACAAGATTGACCTTATGAGATTTTTACTTGGTGAGGAGTTTGTTGAGGCAGCTGCGTTTGTTACGACTCTTGCAAAAAGATATCCGAATGGTAATTTAATAGATGTTGATGACAATGCTGTTTGTATTTTAAAAACTCAAAGCGGAGCGGTTGGAACTGTAACTGCTTCATGGACATATCCAGGAAGTGAAGATAATTCAACTGTAATCTACTGTGAGAAGGGTTCAATTATACTTTATGCAGACCCAAAATTTTCGATGATAATAAGATATGCAAACGGTCAAAAAGCATATTTTGAGCTTGACACAATGCAGACAAACGAAAGACAAACAAAATCAGGTGTGATAGACGAGTTTGTAGATTGTATCTTGACAAACACACCACCCAAAATTTCTGGAGAAGAAGGTTTGAAGACCATGAAAGTTGTGTTTGCATGTTTTGAGTCAGCAAAGACTGGCAAGATTGTGAAGATTGATTATTAA
- a CDS encoding LacI family DNA-binding transcriptional regulator encodes MPTVKDVAKRAGVSVATVSRVLNNSEKVSEQTRQKVLKAIEELGFKPNLLARNFRKDKSNLILVILPTIANAYFARVVKGIEDTARKNGYGILLCTTQNSPEIAAEYLKLIGKKQVDGAIIASAKIEIDFCKGLDTRRIIQACEFYSFLDTSCVKIDHKKAFYDVVDYLIKKGKKNILCAIGNEDIPSEFERKEGYRKAIEENGLQFKEENVIRCSYGWTELYEKLKNFCCLKKYDAIACSSDLMAVGAIKAAKALGLKIPDEFSVTGFDNIMISRLYEPSITTIAQPMYSIGEKAAQILIDTLESPGVFEKQKIILPHELKTRESA; translated from the coding sequence ATGCCAACAGTTAAAGATGTTGCAAAAAGAGCTGGTGTTTCTGTTGCAACAGTTTCAAGGGTGCTGAATAATTCAGAAAAAGTCTCTGAACAAACGCGACAGAAGGTTTTAAAGGCGATAGAAGAACTGGGATTTAAGCCTAACCTTCTTGCAAGAAACTTCAGGAAGGACAAATCAAATCTGATATTAGTTATACTTCCTACAATTGCCAATGCATACTTTGCACGTGTTGTAAAAGGAATTGAGGATACCGCACGAAAGAATGGATATGGAATACTTCTTTGCACAACGCAAAACAGCCCTGAGATTGCAGCAGAATATTTAAAACTTATAGGAAAAAAACAGGTTGATGGAGCTATAATTGCATCTGCAAAGATTGAGATTGATTTTTGCAAAGGGCTTGATACAAGAAGGATTATCCAGGCATGTGAGTTTTATTCTTTTTTGGACACATCATGTGTAAAAATAGACCACAAAAAAGCTTTTTACGATGTTGTGGATTACCTTATTAAAAAAGGTAAAAAGAATATCCTATGTGCAATTGGGAACGAGGACATTCCTTCTGAGTTTGAAAGGAAAGAAGGATACAGAAAAGCTATTGAAGAAAATGGACTTCAGTTTAAAGAAGAGAATGTCATAAGATGCAGCTATGGCTGGACAGAGCTGTATGAAAAATTAAAAAACTTTTGCTGTCTTAAAAAATACGATGCTATTGCCTGTTCTTCAGATTTGATGGCAGTTGGAGCAATAAAAGCTGCCAAAGCTCTAGGGCTCAAAATCCCTGATGAGTTTTCTGTGACAGGTTTTGACAATATCATGATTTCAAGGCTTTATGAACCTTCAATTACGACAATTGCACAACCTATGTATTCAATAGGTGAGAAGGCAGCCCAGATTTTAATTGATACACTTGAAAGTCCAGGTGTTTTTGAAAAACAAAAAATAATTCTTCCTCATGAACTCAAGACAAGAGAATCTGCCTGA
- a CDS encoding MFS transporter, which translates to MTKIKAQIEQMVLAFKEINPNAKKILFFEPIFTVPYAMFIIYSSLYMTRVGVKDYQIGLLSTVLNLVMLITSPFAGMLVNRFGRKNVLLIGDFLSWCVYAYIFFFSKDFTWFLIATIFNGLMRIPELAWRLLLMEDATENERVAIYSVTVFVWNMGNLFAPMMGILVARFGLIPATKWTVLAFGILVNILIVVRHLVTSESSVGQKLAQENSEKNNNGFSEWLDSLKYMFRNRQLLLIVLVAIFGNVALIFRDTYKNIYLSEALHYPDSIISVFPTLWSVVALIFVMFLIPNLKEQKHDTVLFWGMLSITISNALILVVPTGTFGFILMIIVTVLGSIGAAVYYSFVDAILANSVDDDKRAHVLSITMFLISLFSMPVGAIAGQCYTFSKSLPFVLATIFTILCTVLIFFKVRIARAQERQ; encoded by the coding sequence ATGACAAAAATCAAAGCACAGATTGAGCAGATGGTTTTAGCATTCAAAGAGATAAATCCAAACGCTAAAAAGATTTTGTTTTTTGAACCCATTTTTACTGTTCCATATGCTATGTTTATCATCTACTCCTCACTTTACATGACAAGAGTTGGAGTAAAGGATTACCAGATAGGACTGCTGTCAACAGTGTTGAACTTGGTGATGCTTATCACATCACCATTTGCAGGAATGCTTGTGAACAGGTTTGGACGCAAAAATGTTCTTCTCATTGGCGATTTTCTATCGTGGTGTGTGTATGCATATATATTTTTCTTTTCAAAAGACTTTACATGGTTTTTAATAGCAACTATCTTTAACGGACTTATGAGAATTCCAGAGCTTGCATGGCGACTTCTTCTAATGGAAGATGCAACCGAAAACGAAAGAGTTGCAATTTATTCTGTAACTGTATTCGTGTGGAATATGGGGAATCTTTTTGCGCCCATGATGGGCATTCTTGTTGCAAGGTTTGGCTTAATACCTGCAACTAAATGGACAGTCCTTGCATTTGGGATTTTAGTAAATATACTAATTGTTGTGAGACATCTTGTTACATCTGAGAGTTCTGTGGGACAAAAACTTGCACAGGAGAATTCTGAAAAAAATAATAATGGTTTTTCTGAATGGTTGGACAGTCTAAAATACATGTTCAGAAATAGACAGCTTCTTTTGATTGTACTTGTTGCAATATTTGGCAATGTTGCCCTGATATTCAGAGACACGTATAAAAACATATACTTAAGCGAAGCTTTGCATTATCCAGATAGCATAATTTCGGTGTTTCCCACACTGTGGAGTGTGGTTGCCCTTATATTTGTAATGTTTTTAATTCCAAATTTAAAAGAACAAAAACATGATACTGTTCTTTTTTGGGGAATGCTTTCAATTACAATTTCGAATGCATTGATTTTAGTTGTACCCACAGGAACATTTGGCTTTATTTTGATGATAATTGTAACAGTGCTTGGCAGCATAGGGGCTGCAGTATATTATTCATTTGTTGATGCTATCTTAGCAAATTCTGTTGATGATGATAAAAGAGCGCATGTGTTGTCAATCACAATGTTTTTAATCTCTCTTTTTTCAATGCCAGTTGGTGCAATAGCTGGCCAGTGTTATACATTTTCAAAAAGTTTACCTTTTGTTCTTGCTACAATCTTTACTATTTTGTGTACAGTTTTGATTTTCTTCAAGGTAAGAATAGCAAGAGCCCAAGAAAGACAGTAA
- a CDS encoding anaerobic ribonucleoside-triphosphate reductase activating protein, with product MLVDFMKISTVDYPKKIAATCFFGGCNFSCPFCYNSQLVNFKGNFMDDSIFFEYLDKRKGIVDAVCVTGGEPTLNEGYLTEFIKKIKQRNLLVKLDTNGSRPEVLKKLLDAGLLDYVAMDVKAPLEKYPQITGFSDIDKIRSSIEILKNSNIDYEFRTTVNKNIHTVEDILNIARLLKDTKLYIIKPYKYTPEVLDEKISGTQDLEMEYLQEIYNRAKQEGINNIKIGGAI from the coding sequence ATGCTTGTTGATTTTATGAAAATATCAACTGTTGACTATCCAAAAAAGATTGCAGCTACTTGTTTTTTTGGTGGCTGCAATTTTTCGTGCCCGTTTTGTTACAACTCACAGCTTGTAAACTTCAAAGGAAATTTTATGGATGATAGCATATTTTTTGAGTATTTGGACAAAAGAAAAGGTATAGTTGACGCTGTGTGCGTCACAGGTGGAGAGCCAACTTTGAATGAAGGGTATCTGACAGAGTTTATAAAAAAAATAAAGCAAAGAAATCTTCTTGTCAAGCTTGACACAAATGGCTCAAGACCAGAAGTTTTAAAAAAGCTTTTAGATGCAGGTCTTCTTGACTATGTTGCAATGGACGTAAAAGCTCCGCTTGAAAAATATCCTCAAATAACAGGTTTTTCCGATATTGACAAAATTAGAAGCTCAATAGAGATATTGAAAAATTCAAATATAGATTATGAATTCAGAACAACAGTTAACAAAAACATTCATACAGTTGAAGACATATTAAATATTGCAAGGTTATTAAAGGATACCAAACTTTATATAATAAAACCTTATAAATACACACCTGAAGTTCTGGATGAGAAAATAAGTGGCACCCAAGATTTGGAGATGGAGTACTTGCAAGAGATTTACAATCGCGCAAAACAGGAAGGTATTAACAATATCAAAATTGGTGGTGCAATCTGA
- a CDS encoding UvrD-helicase domain-containing protein produces MGNTIIYSASAGCGKTESIANLYIDLINSQKALPSEIVCITYTEKAARELKNRIISKAKQKGLDLLTISKIQNSHIKTIHSFCMYLLRFYWAWARVDANFKIVPEQNRIMLKLIDNYLSVFPATLGRLPQEKFFIEEYLHYIENIAQEFNNSSKYINKAYHLESETFYIFDHLSNSLNNMFLKELTYDLVLQRTFELLNIPEVNKDVKTRFKYLIVDEFQDSNFLQKSIFENIAENIYYVGDKKQSIYRFQGAEPEVFDEAMESCSQVLELCENFRTNSELGKKIDRISSMLFPNYKPLSYKHQADGFLKVVEIVNPTREEIIQNEAIYVAKKIKEMVESGFEISVGGKPKRKVKYSDFAVLSRKIQNIAHIYKRVFEDYDVPIDINFKRGLLEQKEIVPLLGLLEILQYPNKKSGYLRLLANDIFKVDRFTLLFCEMSKIECYVPEDVLKFIAKQRDNLFVKKISEILYEFEDMFEYSYKVYKFFGKGAYENVRLFYDLAEESKSFSIEDLCSFVNYQGERFSSFSSLDDSAVLLSIHSAKGLSFPIVFLVGLCESTGYFPGRSPKLRGSYDTDTREYIIAPFWMEKEYTKIKNISKQQEKEELKRLFYVAITRPMAGIFMINSTVREAIKKRGGAKSFGEEVGLNYILAKAEEIGIEKEVVEIKNTEEDPSNDFACKQKNTISSALPLMILPDEFENRFKFLSPSHIMDFKRCPAMFSLKYIMGLPVFDELSSKEEIQQNAKVLGTTVHRVLELTSLKNIQSLDSNIALAMLENNFEDEKVVKELILNFFESQFVKEIKDKVIKEESEYPFYFKLDNQMIYGIIDKVYHLKDEVLLVDFKTNLHFDDTKFNIYIPQLFIYTKAMKERFPSKKIFSSIFWLREGKKFDYEQKDEHLEDVIDVIKKIRNIRTRKDVLELIEDSLDGNCNGCEYEFYCKDEQNIKLIRKKLE; encoded by the coding sequence ATGGGCAATACAATTATTTATAGTGCATCTGCTGGCTGTGGCAAGACAGAAAGTATAGCAAACCTTTATATAGACCTTATAAATTCTCAAAAAGCTTTGCCAAGTGAAATTGTCTGCATAACGTATACAGAAAAGGCAGCAAGAGAGCTTAAGAACAGAATCATCTCAAAAGCCAAGCAGAAAGGGCTTGATTTGCTCACAATTTCAAAGATTCAAAACTCCCATATTAAGACCATACATTCATTTTGTATGTATCTTTTAAGATTTTACTGGGCATGGGCAAGGGTTGATGCAAACTTTAAAATTGTTCCTGAGCAGAATAGAATTATGCTAAAACTCATAGACAATTATCTTTCAGTTTTTCCTGCAACATTGGGGAGATTGCCTCAGGAAAAGTTTTTTATAGAAGAATATCTTCACTATATTGAAAATATAGCACAGGAATTCAACAATTCATCAAAATATATCAACAAAGCTTATCACCTTGAAAGCGAAACTTTTTATATTTTTGATCATCTATCAAACAGTTTAAATAACATGTTTTTAAAAGAACTTACATACGATTTGGTCTTGCAAAGAACCTTTGAACTTTTGAACATTCCAGAAGTAAATAAAGATGTAAAAACAAGATTTAAGTACTTAATTGTTGACGAGTTTCAAGACTCAAACTTTTTACAAAAATCAATCTTCGAGAATATAGCTGAAAACATTTATTATGTTGGAGATAAAAAACAGTCCATTTACCGTTTTCAGGGTGCAGAGCCAGAGGTTTTTGATGAGGCAATGGAAAGCTGCAGCCAGGTTTTAGAGCTCTGTGAAAACTTTAGAACAAACTCTGAGCTTGGCAAAAAGATAGATAGGATAAGCAGCATGCTTTTTCCAAACTACAAACCACTTTCTTATAAGCATCAAGCTGACGGATTTTTAAAGGTTGTGGAGATTGTAAATCCAACAAGAGAAGAGATTATTCAAAATGAAGCTATTTATGTTGCAAAAAAGATAAAAGAGATGGTTGAAAGTGGTTTTGAGATAAGTGTGGGTGGCAAGCCAAAAAGAAAGGTGAAATACTCTGACTTTGCAGTGCTGTCGCGAAAAATTCAAAACATTGCTCATATTTACAAAAGGGTGTTTGAGGATTATGATGTTCCAATTGATATTAACTTCAAAAGAGGGCTTTTGGAACAAAAAGAGATAGTGCCGCTTTTGGGCCTTCTTGAGATTTTACAATATCCGAACAAAAAATCAGGGTACTTGAGACTTCTTGCAAATGACATATTTAAAGTGGACAGATTCACGCTTCTCTTTTGCGAGATGAGTAAAATAGAATGTTATGTTCCAGAAGATGTTTTAAAATTTATTGCAAAACAGCGTGATAACCTGTTTGTCAAAAAGATTTCAGAGATTTTGTATGAGTTTGAAGACATGTTCGAATATAGCTACAAGGTCTACAAGTTTTTTGGCAAGGGTGCATACGAAAATGTCAGACTTTTTTATGACTTGGCAGAAGAGAGCAAAAGCTTTTCGATAGAAGACCTTTGCAGTTTTGTAAATTATCAAGGCGAAAGGTTTTCGAGCTTTTCTTCTCTTGATGATAGCGCAGTATTGCTTAGCATACATTCAGCAAAAGGACTCAGCTTTCCAATAGTGTTTTTGGTCGGACTTTGCGAAAGTACAGGGTACTTTCCGGGCAGAAGTCCAAAGCTGAGAGGTTCTTATGACACAGACACAAGAGAATATATAATTGCTCCTTTTTGGATGGAAAAAGAATACACAAAAATAAAGAATATATCAAAACAGCAGGAAAAAGAAGAACTTAAAAGGCTTTTTTATGTTGCCATAACAAGACCGATGGCAGGGATTTTTATGATAAACTCAACTGTAAGAGAAGCTATAAAGAAAAGAGGAGGAGCAAAGTCGTTTGGTGAAGAGGTAGGTTTGAATTACATTCTCGCAAAGGCAGAAGAGATTGGAATTGAAAAGGAAGTCGTGGAGATAAAAAACACTGAAGAAGATCCATCTAATGATTTTGCTTGTAAACAGAAAAATACAATTAGCAGTGCATTACCTCTAATGATTTTGCCTGACGAGTTTGAAAATAGGTTTAAGTTTTTGTCACCCTCACACATAATGGATTTTAAAAGATGCCCTGCCATGTTTTCGTTAAAGTACATCATGGGTCTTCCAGTTTTTGATGAGCTGAGCTCAAAAGAGGAGATACAACAGAACGCAAAAGTACTTGGTACCACAGTGCATAGAGTTTTAGAGCTCACAAGCTTGAAAAATATTCAAAGCTTAGATAGCAACATTGCCTTAGCCATGCTTGAAAATAACTTTGAGGATGAAAAGGTTGTGAAAGAACTTATTTTGAACTTTTTTGAAAGCCAGTTTGTAAAAGAAATCAAAGATAAAGTAATAAAAGAAGAAAGCGAGTACCCGTTTTATTTTAAACTTGACAATCAAATGATATATGGCATAATTGACAAGGTGTACCATTTAAAAGATGAGGTTTTACTTGTTGATTTTAAAACAAACCTTCATTTTGATGATACAAAATTCAATATTTACATTCCCCAGCTTTTCATTTACACAAAAGCCATGAAAGAGAGATTTCCTTCCAAAAAGATTTTTTCTTCCATCTTCTGGTTAAGAGAAGGGAAAAAGTTTGACTATGAGCAAAAAGATGAACACCTTGAAGATGTAATTGATGTGATAAAGAAAATAAGAAATATCAGAACCAGAAAGGATGTACTTGAGCTTATTGAGGATTCTTTAGATGGAAATTGCAATGGCTGTGAATATGAATTTTACTGTAAGGATGAGCAAAATATTAAATTGATAAGGAAAAAGCTTGAATAG
- a CDS encoding ATP-dependent helicase, producing MKRAYLLKKLNLSLLDDAKPNELIILPRRFIISKLKERLVKKNGVLFDTDIFTFDDLITPAKNEVLKTRKVITRDQEVLIIFQLLKSIFKGKTSFENVLTYEFTSQVIYLLNLMFLESKNYSQKIFRVSENYSFLKELFEKYKEYLDQNNLVNFSYLQDLAIKLFEEDKLEFKEYSAAKIAFFPDFRCDQKRILRLIAEEITDIEVFAPFFDDIEICKETTKFLELLGFDIVFDMAEENSRWLLNSEYSEVKIFSYPNIILEINALVKEIKKDIAEKKIDFDKVAIVVPSVERYKDALLQTFSEEMLPVNLSCQKSLIEFGFIKFALELLEFLGGEFDKKNFERIISHRFLNTEKADFEILFSKIKNVSILELEQIEIVLEELEFFANLYAFDDVIENLTKIWRVFNRLKRIKNEYDKLPKSFNSWLENTRKVFEKLGVTKHAELVNDIEFVKAFYYLNEIFKKSEEDFKEFDSEFTFEEFLDIFKTILSQKMVDTSINILNGIDVISLQDALGGCFQKVYLIGLSDDILPRSRSEGFLMNMRLKEELMLDEIKDFDYIFQKDLIYFRSIINSYNIYMSYPRYYQTQVDKSPFLELEDIKEVSIYRGYIPSDNQLTYREYKFLKNSNEKSFEKTCTCNNIPLINIIKDRELIEYQSCPLKFAFKKFDVDEKEREEKHFISNLQLLFSCIQKILSLKAPNETLDFLLSNIRYTHNESVKKFAALDILQMSLEIVERMNEYGVKEFTPQNMKDRVFVVRKIFEGVELQLFPNFVVKIDDQEICGFVKTKVSSEKEIDKIWIASYIFELDRVAAIYLFEKPRFVIYEKTNKSLDKLTQEILSGLKEGIYKLGEIETYKKTQSVKNCFSCEYSHVCLLF from the coding sequence ATGAAAAGAGCGTATCTTTTGAAAAAACTTAATTTAAGCCTTCTTGATGATGCAAAGCCTAATGAGCTTATAATTCTTCCACGTCGGTTTATTATAAGCAAACTCAAAGAAAGGCTTGTTAAGAAAAACGGAGTTCTTTTTGATACCGATATATTTACATTTGATGATTTAATAACCCCTGCCAAAAATGAGGTGCTAAAGACACGGAAGGTAATTACAAGAGATCAAGAAGTTTTAATTATATTTCAACTTCTCAAAAGTATTTTCAAAGGTAAGACAAGCTTTGAAAATGTTTTGACATATGAGTTTACAAGCCAGGTCATATACCTTTTGAATTTGATGTTTTTAGAGTCAAAAAACTATTCTCAGAAAATTTTTAGAGTGTCTGAAAATTATAGTTTTTTAAAAGAGCTTTTTGAAAAGTACAAGGAATACCTTGACCAAAACAACCTTGTGAACTTTTCCTACCTTCAGGATTTGGCTATAAAACTTTTTGAAGAAGACAAACTTGAGTTTAAAGAATATAGTGCTGCCAAGATAGCATTTTTCCCAGATTTTAGATGCGACCAAAAAAGGATACTAAGGCTTATTGCAGAGGAAATAACTGATATAGAAGTTTTTGCACCGTTTTTTGATGATATTGAGATTTGCAAAGAGACTACCAAGTTTTTAGAATTACTTGGATTTGATATAGTATTTGATATGGCAGAGGAAAATTCAAGATGGCTTTTAAACTCAGAATATTCTGAGGTTAAAATATTTTCTTATCCAAATATAATTCTTGAAATAAACGCTCTTGTAAAAGAAATCAAAAAAGATATAGCTGAAAAGAAAATTGATTTTGATAAGGTAGCAATTGTTGTGCCAAGTGTGGAAAGGTATAAAGATGCTCTGTTGCAGACATTTTCTGAGGAGATGCTACCTGTAAACTTGAGCTGTCAGAAAAGTCTTATAGAATTTGGATTTATAAAATTTGCTTTAGAGCTTTTAGAGTTTTTAGGTGGAGAATTTGATAAAAAGAATTTTGAACGGATAATATCGCATAGATTTTTGAACACAGAAAAGGCAGACTTTGAGATTTTGTTTTCTAAGATAAAAAATGTTAGCATTTTAGAGCTTGAGCAAATAGAAATAGTTCTTGAAGAATTAGAGTTTTTTGCTAATCTGTATGCCTTCGACGATGTGATTGAAAACCTCACTAAAATTTGGAGGGTTTTTAATAGACTCAAGAGAATAAAAAATGAATATGATAAGTTACCAAAATCATTTAATAGCTGGCTTGAAAATACAAGAAAGGTTTTTGAAAAATTAGGTGTAACAAAGCATGCAGAATTAGTAAATGACATTGAATTTGTGAAAGCATTTTATTATTTAAATGAGATTTTCAAAAAAAGCGAAGAAGATTTTAAAGAGTTTGACTCTGAATTTACTTTTGAAGAATTTTTAGATATTTTTAAGACTATTCTTTCACAAAAGATGGTTGATACATCGATTAATATCTTAAATGGGATTGACGTTATAAGTCTTCAGGATGCTTTAGGTGGCTGTTTTCAAAAGGTCTATCTAATTGGGCTTTCGGACGATATTTTACCGCGTTCAAGGTCTGAGGGATTTTTGATGAACATGAGATTAAAAGAAGAGCTCATGCTTGATGAGATAAAAGATTTTGACTACATATTCCAAAAAGACCTTATATATTTTAGAAGTATTATAAACTCTTATAATATATATATGTCATATCCACGTTATTATCAAACACAAGTTGACAAAAGCCCATTTTTGGAGTTAGAAGACATTAAAGAAGTTTCAATTTATAGGGGCTATATACCAAGTGATAATCAACTGACATATAGAGAATATAAATTTTTAAAAAATTCAAATGAGAAAAGTTTCGAAAAAACTTGCACGTGCAATAATATTCCGCTAATTAATATAATAAAAGACAGAGAGCTAATTGAATATCAGAGCTGTCCTTTAAAATTTGCCTTCAAAAAGTTTGATGTTGATGAGAAGGAGAGAGAAGAAAAACATTTTATTTCGAACCTGCAGCTTTTGTTTTCATGTATTCAAAAGATACTTTCTTTAAAAGCTCCTAATGAAACACTTGATTTTTTGCTTTCAAATATTCGGTATACGCACAACGAATCAGTTAAAAAATTTGCAGCATTAGATATTTTGCAAATGTCTCTTGAAATTGTTGAGAGAATGAACGAATACGGGGTTAAAGAGTTTACTCCCCAAAATATGAAAGACAGGGTATTTGTAGTGAGAAAGATATTTGAAGGGGTTGAACTTCAACTCTTTCCCAATTTTGTTGTGAAAATTGATGACCAAGAAATATGCGGTTTTGTAAAAACAAAGGTTTCATCCGAAAAAGAAATTGACAAGATTTGGATTGCAAGTTACATCTTTGAACTGGACAGAGTTGCTGCTATATATCTCTTTGAAAAACCGCGATTTGTGATTTATGAAAAGACGAATAAGTCTTTGGATAAGCTAACTCAAGAGATTTTAAGTGGACTAAAAGAAGGGATTTATAAACTAGGTGAAATTGAAACTTATAAAAAGACACAGTCTGTTAAAAACTGTTTTTCTTGCGAATATAGCCATGTTTGTCTATTGTTTTAA